The following are from one region of the Anaeropeptidivorans aminofermentans genome:
- a CDS encoding ABC transporter ATP-binding protein: protein MTALMRRIFDASGKYKGRIALAFVFSFLKGVLKNAPIGFGFFVLAAFYQGTATPELCLNIGIALVISLLLQMLFHNISDRLQSAAGFLLFADKRMELGAHLRKMPMGYFTEGNIGKISSVLSTDMVFIEENCMNVLADMMSYIFSQGIMLVFLFFISPWIGFLGLIVLFLILLVARGLKKEALEDSAVRQEQLENLTESVLDFTEGIGIIKTYNLLGDRSKILTDSFQETCRTSLEFEENHTPWQRGLNLVYGFGVVAVIGLSLFLYFEKMLDVTYLVGVMLFVFDLFGPLKALYGQSARLTVMNSCMDRIEEVFAEKELPDKGTDTIPEQSGGFEVQFENVGFAYGEKDVLQGISFDLKKNNMLALVGPSGGGKSTIASLLARFWDVKSGRILVRGKDIRNIPLSELMNHISMVFQRVYLFQDTIYNNISMGRPEASKEEVVAAAKKARCYDFIMALPDGFGTVVGEGGASLSGGEQQRISIARCILKDAPIVILDEATASVDADNESYIQQAISELCKGKTLLVIAHRLNTIRHADNILVIADGSVAEQGSHEDLMEKNGIYKHFVTTRENSKGWSRKV from the coding sequence TTTATCAAGGGACAGCGACACCAGAGCTTTGTCTTAATATAGGAATCGCATTAGTTATCAGCTTACTGCTGCAAATGCTTTTCCATAATATTTCAGACCGGCTGCAGTCGGCGGCAGGCTTTTTGCTTTTTGCCGATAAGCGTATGGAGCTGGGGGCACATCTTCGTAAAATGCCTATGGGCTATTTTACAGAAGGGAATATTGGAAAAATCAGCTCCGTCCTTTCCACCGATATGGTATTTATTGAGGAAAACTGCATGAATGTGCTTGCAGATATGATGAGCTATATCTTCTCTCAAGGGATTATGCTGGTGTTTCTTTTTTTTATAAGCCCATGGATTGGTTTTTTAGGCCTTATTGTGCTTTTTCTGATTTTACTGGTAGCAAGAGGATTAAAAAAGGAGGCCCTTGAAGATTCCGCCGTAAGGCAGGAGCAGCTAGAGAATCTGACGGAATCTGTCCTGGACTTTACCGAAGGCATCGGTATCATTAAGACCTATAATCTGCTGGGAGATAGGTCAAAGATACTTACCGACAGCTTCCAAGAGACCTGCCGCACCAGCCTGGAGTTTGAGGAAAACCATACCCCATGGCAGCGGGGATTGAACTTGGTTTATGGTTTTGGCGTTGTCGCTGTAATTGGGCTTTCCCTATTCCTGTATTTTGAGAAAATGCTGGACGTTACTTACTTAGTGGGCGTAATGCTCTTTGTATTCGATTTGTTCGGGCCTCTTAAAGCCTTATACGGCCAAAGCGCACGGCTTACGGTAATGAATAGCTGTATGGACCGCATTGAAGAAGTGTTTGCAGAGAAAGAGCTTCCCGATAAAGGAACGGACACCATTCCTGAACAGAGCGGTGGCTTTGAGGTGCAGTTTGAAAATGTAGGCTTTGCCTATGGTGAAAAAGATGTGCTTCAAGGGATTTCCTTTGATTTAAAAAAGAATAACATGCTTGCTTTGGTCGGCCCCTCCGGCGGAGGAAAATCAACCATTGCAAGTCTTTTGGCCAGATTTTGGGACGTAAAATCCGGCCGGATTCTTGTGCGGGGCAAGGATATACGAAACATTCCTCTTAGTGAGCTTATGAATCACATCAGCATGGTATTTCAGCGGGTATATCTGTTCCAGGATACCATTTACAATAACATCAGCATGGGAAGACCTGAAGCAAGCAAAGAGGAAGTGGTAGCAGCGGCAAAAAAGGCCAGGTGCTATGATTTTATAATGGCGCTGCCCGACGGCTTTGGTACTGTAGTAGGTGAGGGCGGCGCCAGCCTTTCCGGCGGGGAGCAGCAGCGAATCTCCATTGCCCGCTGTATTTTAAAAGACGCGCCCATTGTTATTTTGGACGAAGCCACCGCCAGCGTAGACGCGGACAATGAAAGCTATATCCAGCAGGCCATTAGTGAGCTTTGCAAGGGAAAAACACTGCTTGTCATTGCCCACCGCCTGAATACCATTCGTCATGCTGATAATATTTTGGTTATTGCCGACGGAAGCGTTGCGGAACAGGGAAGCCATGAAGATTTAATGGAGAAAAACGGTATCTACAAGCATTTTGTGACCACAAGAGAAAATAGTAAAGGCTGGAGCCGAAAGGTTTAA
- a CDS encoding ACT domain-containing protein encodes MQRKYLIVSKKILPEAYDQVIEARTLINNGSVKGVSEAVKKVGISRSTYYKYKDYVFSPSENSMGRKAVVSMMLNHEKGVLSNMLNYMASEHVNILTINQSIPINGNAHVNLSLDISDIKNPIDDILEKLRSMKGVGDVRLLAIE; translated from the coding sequence GTGCAGAGAAAATATTTGATTGTCAGTAAAAAAATACTTCCTGAGGCCTATGATCAAGTGATAGAAGCAAGAACATTAATCAATAACGGCAGCGTAAAGGGAGTAAGTGAGGCTGTAAAAAAGGTGGGTATCAGCAGAAGCACTTATTATAAGTATAAGGACTATGTTTTTTCCCCGTCGGAAAATTCTATGGGGAGAAAAGCCGTGGTTTCCATGATGCTGAACCATGAAAAGGGAGTCTTATCCAATATGCTTAATTATATGGCGTCGGAGCATGTGAATATTCTTACCATTAATCAAAGTATTCCCATTAACGGCAATGCCCATGTAAATTTATCCCTTGATATTTCCGATATAAAAAATCCTATTGATGATATTCTGGAAAAACTCAGGTCCATGAAAGGCGTAGGAGATGTAAGGCTTTTGGCCATTGAATAA
- a CDS encoding DUF3298 domain-containing protein — protein MKKTSFIITLIFLLILNSITIWGSPASNSGVAPLSRSASALTKTAVKVSGTYPYFEGNSFNVNQKIQAIITANIKEEGKSSTLNPNLSVSYRIEESGNIVSVILTSTSSSGSSMEKIDTVVFDNSKGSKEIIRITDDAALGKNGIKIANKKISTTISKNPGKYNVDFSGIGVNADFYIKDNSVYLVFDKYEISPGVYGTQEIAVDKSKIKNFKILSSEYVYGSSYNIRMIPLRKICKEGFDYDVRWHNATPTMKNPKILILKDNFIASLSIGINEYSKNNFTPQILEAPPEIRADANNNGITYVPISFAETILDLFYYVDSAGNLVFSSYEE, from the coding sequence ATGAAAAAAACAAGCTTTATTATTACCTTAATTTTTCTGTTGATATTGAATTCCATCACCATCTGGGGAAGCCCTGCCTCAAACAGCGGCGTAGCCCCTTTATCAAGAAGCGCTTCTGCTCTTACAAAAACCGCCGTGAAGGTAAGCGGAACTTACCCTTATTTTGAAGGCAATTCTTTTAATGTCAATCAGAAGATACAGGCCATAATAACGGCAAATATAAAAGAAGAAGGAAAAAGCAGCACCCTTAATCCAAATTTAAGCGTAAGCTACCGTATAGAAGAAAGCGGAAATATTGTATCCGTTATTCTCACAAGCACTTCATCCTCCGGTTCATCAATGGAAAAAATCGACACCGTGGTTTTCGATAATTCCAAAGGCTCTAAGGAAATTATACGCATCACAGACGATGCTGCCTTAGGAAAAAACGGAATAAAAATAGCAAATAAAAAAATAAGCACAACCATCTCCAAAAACCCGGGCAAATACAATGTGGATTTTTCAGGCATCGGTGTAAACGCGGACTTTTATATAAAAGATAATTCCGTATATCTGGTATTTGACAAATATGAAATTTCCCCGGGGGTTTACGGCACTCAGGAAATAGCCGTAGACAAAAGCAAAATAAAGAATTTTAAAATTTTATCCTCAGAATACGTTTACGGCTCAAGCTATAATATACGAATGATACCCCTGCGTAAAATCTGCAAAGAAGGCTTTGATTACGACGTAAGATGGCATAACGCTACCCCTACCATGAAAAACCCAAAAATTCTTATTTTAAAGGATAATTTCATAGCTTCCTTAAGTATCGGTATCAATGAATACAGCAAAAACAACTTTACCCCTCAAATTCTTGAGGCCCCGCCGGAAATAAGAGCAGATGCCAATAATAACGGCATCACTTATGTGCCTATTTCCTTTGCAGAAACCATATTAGACCTTTTCTATTATGTAGACAGCGCAGGAAATCTTGTTTTTTCATCTTATGAAGAGTAG
- a CDS encoding S-layer homology domain-containing protein, producing MRKLIKTMILSGILTFFLSTMAYADIGDMGFFGGVSQGRKLPKTTEILLQNKNSKKTSSDSFIYKELILLSGRPQEFEGRLTKKESGAVTQEENSGTYTVTFTVVPVRTDEDAARINRNIVFTVNWRREGSQVIKDYEVKSWTETIASADDELSLQQDQSHFNVSIIEDHTPGVVYYKGNISMTAVYAADSEDNADAQRTTVQSTGSIYGYQSAWSNTETHRIDTWVYGNDWQMQYQLRPSVSVNKVLQYSENEPTAISFKGNYREVIQNQSALSYNIYAKPVQFYDLQDNGSINIPSYNSFEQLIAPDTSFLKGHFAEADINKLFSMQVLTGNPVYFKPEQAMTRGQFVMALAKAVKLPIEEVKATKKSKKNDVVKIVFPDVLPERAEYPYIMAAFNSGLAMGRDSGNFYIDSPIQRQEAIVILVRALGLENLGLDPTPATVFTDDRKIASWAKKEIYAAERLGIISGDEDGNFRPEEKITKAEGAAFINRLINYMRQDLVTDYTEHIINYAN from the coding sequence ATGAGAAAACTAATTAAAACGATGATTCTTTCCGGCATATTAACTTTTTTCCTTTCCACAATGGCTTATGCTGACATTGGAGATATGGGTTTTTTCGGCGGGGTAAGTCAAGGCAGAAAGCTTCCTAAGACCACGGAAATTTTGCTTCAAAATAAAAACAGCAAAAAAACTTCCAGTGACAGTTTCATTTATAAAGAGCTTATTCTTTTGAGCGGAAGACCTCAGGAGTTTGAAGGAAGGCTTACGAAAAAGGAAAGTGGCGCCGTAACCCAAGAGGAAAATTCAGGAACCTATACGGTAACCTTTACCGTGGTTCCCGTAAGAACCGATGAAGATGCCGCCCGAATTAACAGAAATATTGTATTTACTGTGAATTGGCGAAGAGAGGGCAGCCAAGTAATCAAGGATTATGAGGTGAAAAGCTGGACAGAAACCATAGCCTCCGCCGATGATGAGCTTTCTCTTCAGCAGGATCAGTCCCATTTTAACGTAAGCATCATTGAAGACCATACGCCGGGCGTTGTCTATTACAAGGGGAATATTTCCATGACGGCAGTATACGCCGCAGACAGCGAGGATAATGCCGATGCCCAAAGGACCACGGTTCAGTCCACAGGTTCAATTTACGGATATCAAAGCGCATGGTCCAATACGGAAACCCACCGCATCGATACCTGGGTTTACGGCAATGACTGGCAGATGCAGTATCAGCTTCGCCCAAGCGTTTCCGTAAATAAAGTTCTCCAATATTCCGAAAATGAGCCTACAGCCATAAGCTTTAAAGGCAATTACAGGGAAGTAATACAAAACCAAAGCGCCTTAAGCTATAATATATACGCGAAGCCTGTGCAATTTTATGATTTGCAGGATAACGGCTCTATTAATATTCCTTCCTATAACAGCTTTGAACAGCTGATAGCGCCGGACACTTCATTTTTAAAAGGCCATTTTGCAGAAGCAGATATTAATAAGCTTTTCAGCATGCAGGTGCTTACAGGAAACCCCGTATATTTTAAGCCGGAACAGGCTATGACCAGAGGGCAGTTTGTAATGGCTCTTGCAAAGGCTGTAAAGCTTCCCATAGAAGAAGTGAAAGCGACGAAAAAGTCAAAGAAAAATGATGTTGTTAAAATCGTATTTCCCGATGTTCTTCCTGAAAGAGCAGAATATCCCTATATCATGGCGGCCTTTAATTCCGGTCTCGCCATGGGCAGAGACAGCGGAAATTTCTACATAGATTCCCCTATCCAAAGACAGGAGGCCATTGTAATTCTGGTTCGTGCATTAGGCCTTGAGAATCTGGGCCTTGACCCAACGCCTGCAACAGTATTTACTGATGATAGAAAAATAGCTTCATGGGCAAAAAAGGAAATATATGCAGCTGAACGGCTGGGAATCATTTCAGGAGATGAGGACGGTAATTTCAGGCCGGAGGAAAAAATAACAAAGGCCGAAGGCGCAGCCTTTATAAATCGCCTGATTAACTACATGCGTCAAGATTTAGTTACAGATTATACAGAACATATTATAAATTACGCAAATTAG
- a CDS encoding S-layer homology domain-containing protein produces MKKLAALALCLIISFPQSAYGLTDERIFTDPVKHTYSARKNNDQLIANLSFTDLPSSHWAKEAVIRSGSLNMVKGYNDRYMPAQTVTNEEALAFIIRMAGLENDALIDANDLKNSINTTENLKDIWSIGYLSVARKKGIITNQEYTSFISEPTEGENIETEDRKDPATRERVAHWLALGLNSIAEGAVELNGEKQKIYNFSDWQSIGSEYAASVDAVASAGIMKGDDRGRFNPKSGLTRAEMAQVLRNMDSIYNNLYGIEKKTGTVAGYRDNQETYTAAGAIWRNYYIRTADGGVDVIQYQLKRDSAGETGILDTVVYKNGTVGGLSTLSEGDTIEYLVNTQAMEALYVQVLSEGPAAYRSVEGKLYSADTNNGTITIQDNKKKTFVYKMMDGVYDKEENYIIIDQAKNTVKSLPIGSNIRLNLRNDVIESVNFLGEPVLVEEMRGIVIENNAEFGYLTFMDNNGSIVTKNYYADSIKVEKQQYYDMDDEIGYLDEVFPSFEYDPRDTDIAAIEAGDIVFMRFDKDDKDLISNISASVSYIAKYGKIKEITYGEGISRFLIEYENKQTGWYDVATGVFASKEGKPVDMGNIKIGDWVKFLVNQAIIEPGYIMESVKEINIEGDEHFISNIIKGQLAGIEPVQNKLIVQNAQTLTKTGWGNYQTLQQFSINNKDIEYYYQGERISLDYAQRYLKRSDGEVYIALENSASGERVKKITFRNGRDELLDPETVLASDGNGSFTTISKSNIATDSGTIVRRHGRLVDGNGILASDYVKASLNGGLTAAVVDITDAPDTSGIMIARARVLSVDEGKSFKAQSMSVLSGNSWVYTPVQREFTIDYNTIFFNSDGIVSSDNFIDYTSESVKDKAFNVVYDGSKALRIIEAPYAREMVTGTIYNISGDTVSIKDAKYYDRATGKWNTVSNVNSILEISINGNNAIIGKNNSLISVSSLEKGDLLKVMTDELPAKVIPESNINGYIVLVEN; encoded by the coding sequence ATGAAAAAATTAGCAGCTTTGGCTTTATGCCTCATCATAAGCTTTCCTCAAAGCGCTTATGGTTTAACCGATGAAAGGATTTTTACAGATCCTGTTAAACATACATATTCTGCAAGAAAGAATAACGACCAGCTGATTGCTAATTTAAGTTTCACCGATTTGCCTTCTTCCCATTGGGCGAAAGAGGCAGTAATAAGAAGCGGAAGCCTGAATATGGTAAAGGGCTACAATGACCGGTATATGCCGGCGCAAACCGTAACAAACGAAGAGGCCCTTGCGTTTATCATCAGAATGGCAGGTCTTGAAAATGACGCCCTTATTGATGCCAATGACCTTAAAAACAGCATCAATACGACGGAAAATTTAAAAGATATATGGTCTATAGGATATTTAAGCGTTGCAAGAAAAAAGGGCATTATCACAAATCAGGAATATACTTCCTTTATATCTGAGCCCACAGAGGGAGAAAATATTGAAACAGAAGATAGAAAAGACCCGGCCACAAGAGAAAGGGTTGCCCATTGGCTTGCCCTTGGCCTTAACAGCATTGCCGAAGGCGCTGTAGAGCTGAACGGGGAAAAGCAGAAAATATATAATTTTTCCGACTGGCAGTCCATCGGCTCGGAATATGCCGCCTCCGTAGATGCTGTTGCCTCCGCCGGCATCATGAAAGGCGACGACAGAGGCCGCTTTAATCCGAAATCCGGCCTGACAAGAGCAGAAATGGCCCAGGTTTTAAGAAATATGGATAGTATTTATAATAATTTATACGGTATAGAAAAGAAAACGGGAACCGTTGCAGGATATAGAGACAATCAGGAGACCTATACGGCGGCCGGCGCCATATGGAGAAATTATTATATCAGAACCGCTGACGGCGGCGTAGATGTTATTCAGTATCAGCTGAAAAGAGATTCCGCAGGAGAAACAGGGATTTTAGATACCGTTGTTTATAAAAACGGAACTGTAGGCGGCCTTTCCACCCTTTCAGAAGGAGATACCATAGAATATCTCGTAAATACACAGGCAATGGAAGCTTTATATGTACAAGTTCTTTCAGAAGGCCCCGCAGCCTACAGGTCCGTAGAAGGAAAGCTTTATTCCGCCGATACCAATAACGGAACCATCACCATTCAGGACAATAAGAAGAAAACCTTTGTATATAAAATGATGGACGGGGTTTATGATAAAGAAGAAAACTATATTATCATAGATCAGGCTAAAAACACTGTAAAAAGCCTTCCCATCGGAAGCAATATCAGGCTGAACCTTAGAAATGACGTCATTGAATCCGTAAATTTCTTAGGGGAACCTGTGCTTGTAGAGGAAATGAGAGGTATTGTCATTGAAAACAATGCAGAATTCGGTTATTTAACCTTTATGGATAACAACGGAAGTATCGTAACCAAAAATTACTATGCCGACAGCATAAAAGTCGAAAAACAGCAGTATTACGATATGGACGATGAAATCGGCTATCTTGACGAGGTTTTCCCAAGCTTTGAATATGACCCGAGAGATACGGATATTGCCGCCATAGAAGCCGGAGACATCGTGTTTATGCGTTTTGATAAAGACGATAAGGATTTGATTTCAAACATCAGCGCTTCCGTAAGCTATATCGCTAAATACGGAAAAATAAAGGAAATAACCTACGGTGAGGGAATTTCCCGCTTCCTTATAGAATATGAAAACAAGCAGACCGGATGGTATGACGTGGCGACGGGGGTATTTGCCTCAAAAGAAGGAAAGCCTGTGGACATGGGCAATATAAAAATAGGGGACTGGGTCAAGTTCCTTGTAAATCAGGCTATTATAGAGCCGGGCTATATCATGGAATCCGTAAAGGAAATCAATATAGAAGGCGACGAGCATTTTATTTCAAATATTATAAAAGGTCAGCTTGCAGGCATAGAGCCTGTTCAGAATAAGCTCATTGTTCAAAACGCTCAGACTTTGACGAAAACAGGCTGGGGCAATTATCAGACCCTACAGCAGTTTTCCATAAACAATAAGGACATCGAATATTATTATCAAGGGGAACGCATATCCCTTGATTATGCTCAAAGATATTTAAAGCGCTCCGATGGAGAGGTTTATATCGCTCTTGAAAACAGCGCTTCCGGTGAAAGAGTTAAAAAAATTACATTCAGAAACGGAAGAGATGAGCTTCTTGACCCTGAAACGGTTCTTGCTTCCGACGGAAACGGAAGCTTTACCACCATATCAAAGAGCAATATTGCAACAGATTCAGGTACCATCGTAAGAAGACACGGAAGGCTTGTAGACGGAAACGGCATTTTAGCTTCCGACTATGTAAAGGCTTCTCTAAACGGCGGTCTTACGGCGGCGGTAGTGGATATTACAGATGCGCCGGATACCTCAGGCATTATGATTGCAAGGGCAAGGGTATTAAGCGTTGATGAGGGCAAGAGCTTTAAAGCCCAGTCCATGAGCGTCCTTTCAGGAAACAGCTGGGTATATACGCCTGTTCAGAGGGAATTCACCATAGATTATAATACTATTTTCTTTAATTCCGACGGCATTGTATCCTCCGATAACTTTATAGATTATACTTCTGAAAGCGTAAAGGACAAGGCCTTTAACGTAGTATACGACGGAAGCAAGGCGCTTAGAATCATCGAGGCCCCTTATGCAAGAGAAATGGTAACAGGTACTATTTATAATATTTCAGGCGATACCGTATCGATTAAAGACGCAAAATACTACGACAGGGCTACAGGCAAATGGAACACCGTAAGCAATGTAAACAGTATCCTTGAAATAAGCATCAATGGAAATAATGCCATTATCGGAAAAAATAACAGCCTTATAAGCGTGTCCAGCCTTGAAAAAGGCGATTTGCTTAAGGTCATGACAGACGAGCTTCCTGCGAAGGTGATTCCTGAAAGCAATATCAACGGCTATATCGTACTTGTAGAAAATTAA